From a single Raphanus sativus cultivar WK10039 chromosome 3, ASM80110v3, whole genome shotgun sequence genomic region:
- the LOC108847759 gene encoding glyoxylase I 4, with the protein MASIFRPSVSLDLRPKVTCTNLSTKEQLKFQSKSLRKEKLNVRLRGVKANQAPGTSAITELNNKTDYGVVGVHHVGLLCENLERSLEFYQNILGLEINEARPHDKLPYRGAWLWVGSEMIHLMELPNPDPLTGRPEHGGRDRHACIAIRDVSNLKKILDKAGIEYTMSKSGRPAIFTRDPDTNALEFTQI; encoded by the exons ATGGCGTCTATTTTCAGACCTTCAGTTTCACTTGACCTACGACCAAAG GTGACCTGCACGAATCTCTCCACTAAAGAACAACTTAAGTTTCAGAGCAAGAGTTTGAGAAAAGAGAAGCTCAACGTTAGGTTACGTGGCGTGAAAGCTAATCAAGCACCAGGGACTAGTGCGATTACAGAGCTTAACAACAAAACCG ATTATGGAGTTGTAGGGGTTCACCATGTTGGTCTGCTGTGTGAAAACCTAGAAAGGTCACTTGAGTTTTACCAGAACATTCTAGGACTTGAGATCAACGAGGCGAGGCCACACGACAAGCTTCCCTATAGAGGAGCATGGTTATGGGTAGGTTCAGAGATGATTCATCTAATGGAGCTTCCAAATCCTGATCCATTAACTGGTAGACCCGAGCACGGTGGCCGTGATCGGCATGCTTGTATCGCAATCCGAGATGTTTCAAATCTCAAAAAGATTTTGGATAAAGCTG GGATTGAGTATACGATGAGTAAGTCAGGGAGGCCAGCAATATTCACTCGTGATCCAGACACAAACGCTCTTGAGTTTACTCAAATTTGA